CGCGCACGGTGCGCGAGCAGACCCACGCGGCCCTGAACGACGTCCGCGGCGTGGTGGGAGGGCTGCGCGCCGACTCGCCGGGAGGGCAGGCGTCGCCGTCGCCGACCCTGCGCGACATCGGTGCGCTGCTGGCGGGCCTGCGTGCGGCGGGGCACCGCATCGAGGCGTATGTCGTCACCGAGGCGATCGACCAGGCGCGGCAGGAGCTGCACACCGAGGGCTACCGGATCGCCCAGGAGGCGCTCACCAACGCGACCAAGCACGCACCCGGCGCCGCGGTCTCGTTCGTCCTGGACGCCGCGCCCGACCGGGGACTGCGGATCCGCGTGGAGAACCCGATCGTCGCGGCGCCGGTCCCCGTGCCCTCGGGCGGGTTCGGCCTCGTCGGCCTGCGCGAGCGCGTGCAGTCGGCCGGCGGGGAGGTGTGGATCGGTCCGCACGAGGGGAGGTTCATCGTCGACGTGACGCTGCCGTGGAGCGCGTGAGCGCACGCCCCTCGTGCCGGTAGGTTTGCGGGGTGACCACCGGTCAGCCCGATCGCCCGATTCGCGTCCTCGTCGTCGACGACGACTTTCTCGCACGCTCCGCCGTGGAGGCGATCCTGGCACCCCGTCCCGACATCGAGGTGATCGGCACCGCTTCGGGCGGCGCGGAGGCGATCGAACTCGCGCGGGCGCACCGCCCCGACGTCGTGCTCATGGACGTCCAGATGCCCGGCATGGACGGCATCGAGACGACCCGCGAGCTGCTGCGACACGTGGACACGCAGGTGGCCGCGATGACGAGCATCGCCGGAGCCGACACCGTGGCGCGGATGCTCGAGGCGGGCGCGTACGGCTACGTGCTCAAGGAGACGGCGCCGGCCGATCTCGCCCACGCGGTGGTCACGGTGGCGCGCGGCGACGCGTTCCTGTCTCCGCTGCACACACGGCAGCTCATCGAGCGCCTCACCGTCGACTCCGGCGCGGGCGAGCGTCGCCACGCCGCGGAGGTCGTCGAGACCCTGACCGATCGGGAGCGCGACGTCGCGCGGCTGGTGGCCACCGGCGCGAGCGACGACGAGATCTCGCGGGAGCTGCACCTCGCGCCGTCGACCGTGAAGTCACACATCCAGCAGGCGCGGCTCAAGCTCGGCGCGCGCAACCGCACGCAGATGGCGGTGATCGTCGACCGGGCGATGCGGGGCCCGGCGTTCTGACGCGTCAGTGGAAGGTGGCCGAGCCGGTGTAGTTCGAGGGCGCCTCGGGGCCGCCGTCGAAGCCCAGGCTCTGCGACAGGCCGGAGCGCGCGCCGTCGCGGTCGAGCCGGCGCTCGACGAGGCGCACGTTGTAGCGGTTGGGGTAGACGTACACGGCCACGAGCACGAGCGAGATGACCCCGCCGATCGCGTAGGTGATGAGCGTGGCGTGCGGCAGCGCGAACTGCAGCGCGACCGAGACGAGCGCCGGGAGCATCGCGACGGCGACGCGCTGGAACAGCGTGGTCTGGTAGGCGCCGAGGCCGGCCGTCCGGTCGATCTCCACGTCGCGGGCGGGCAGCGCCGGCATGCGCAGGCCGAAGGTGAGCACCCCGATCCAGGCCGCGGCGCCGATCGCGAGGGGCACCACGATCCCGAGCAGGTCAGGAGCGCCCCACGGGTCGTCCGCCGGGGTGATGAAGGTCAGCACGATGCCGATCATCGGGATCGCGCCGAGATAGGCGATCGCAATGGTGCGCAGGATGCGCAGGCGTGCGGCGGCGGGCGCGGGTTGCGTGGTCACGGTCGTCCCCCTCGGTCGTGGCTCGTGCCCTCATCATCCCAGGTCGTGCGCCGGTGAGAGGATGGAGCCGATGACCGCGCTGCCCGCCGACGAGAGATGGCGCGGCGTCGCGGGCGGGGCGATGCTCATCGGCGTCGCGGTGATGGCGGCGATCTACGCCCCGCAGCCGCTGCTCGCCGAGATCGCGGCCGAGTTCGGACGCACGGCGCTCGAGGCCAACCTCGTCGTCTCGATGACCACGCTCGGCATCGCGTGCGGCGTCTTCCCCGCGGCGTGGATCGCCGATCGCGTGGGTCGCGGCCCGGTGCTCGCGGTGTCGCTCGGGTGCGGGGCGCTCCTCACGCTTGTGACGGCCGCGACGCCCGACTGGGCCGTGATCGTGGCGGCCCGCTTCCTCGCCGGGCTCCTCATGAGCGGGGTGCTCGTCTCGGCGGTGGTGTGGACGGGAGCGGCGGTGCCCCGCCTGCGTCGTGCGCGCGTGGCGGCCGCCTACGTCTCGGGCACGACGATCGGCGGCATGAGCGGTCGCATCGCCGCCGGCCTCGGCGCCGAGGCGTGGGGCTGGCGCGCGGGCATCGTGCTCGTGGACGTGCTCGTCGTGCTGGGCGGCGTCTGCGGCGTGATCGCGGTGACGATGCTCGCCCGCCGCCGCCCGTCCGAGGCGCCCGCCGCCACGGGCGGCACCCGCGTGGTGGTGAGCTGGACGGTCCGGGCGCGGCTCTACGCGATCGCGTTCTTCGCGATGGCCGCCTTCATCGGCGTCTACAACGCCATCGCGTTCCGCATGACGCACCCGCCCTTCTCGCTCGGCGTGGGGCTCACCTCGATGCTGTTCCTCGGCTACATCGCCGGCACGGTCACGTCGGTCCGGGCGGGCGCCCTGATCGACCGGATCGGCGTGCGGGCGACCATCCTCGTCGGGATCGCGCTTGAGCTCGCCGGGATCCTCGCGACGCTGATCGAGAGCCTCCTCGCGATCATCCCGGGCCTGCTGCTCATGGCGGCCGGGTTCTTCGTGCTGCACGCCGCCGCGTCGGCGACCGTGCCGGCGGTCTCGCCGCGCCCGACGGTCGGATCCGCCTGGTACACGCTCTGGTACTACGCCGGATCGTCCGCGGGCTCGCTCCTCCTCGGCGCCGCCTGGGACGCCGGCCGCTGGCCCGCGGTGGGCGCGCTCGCCGCGGCGATGGCCCTCGCCGCGGCCGTCAGCGCCGCGACCCTGCCGAGCCGCCCCGGCGGCCGCTGATCAGGCGCTCACCGGCTCACAGGCTCGGCGAGCCGCGCGCGGTTCGAGGTCCTCGAGAAGAAGATCGAGTTGCTCGATCGAGATGTCGCGACGCTGTACCACCGTCAGTTCGGCGACGACCGCGCCTAGGTGTACCGGGTCGCGCGCCCGATCAGACCACGCGTGCGGCGATGTCGCGGCGGTGGTGCGATCCCTCGAGCGTGATCCGGTCGATCGCCGCGTAGGCGCGCTCGCGGGCGGTCGCGAAGTCGGGCGCCGTGGCGACGACGTTCAACACGCGGCCGCCCGTGGCGACGAGGCCGTCGCCCTCGGCGCGCGTGGCGGCGTGCGCGAGGTGCACGCCCTCGACGGTGGCGGCCTCGGCGAGCCCGCCGAGCGGGCGGCCGGTGATCGGCGCCTCCGGGTAGCCCTCGCTGGCCAGGACCACGGTCACGGCGACGTCGTCCGCGAACTCCGGGGCCGGGGCGTCCTCCAGCGTGCCGCGCGCGGCGGCCAGCAGCAGCTCCGACAGCGGCGTGCGCAGTCGCGGCAGCACCACCTGGGTCTCGGGATCGCCGAAGCGGGCGTTGAACTCGATCACCTTCACGCCGCTCTCGGTGAGGATCAGGCCGGCGTAGAGCAGGCCGACGAACGGCGTGCCCTCGGCATCGAGCTGGCGGATGACGGGGAGGGCGACCCGCTCGGTGACCTCGGCGACGAACTCGGCCTCGCCGCCGAACCGCTCGGCCAGCCACGGCAGCGGCGAGTAGGCGCCCATGCCGCCCGTGTTCGGGCCGGCGTCGCCGTCGAGCGCCCGCTTGAAGTCCTGGGCGGGGCTCAGCGCGCGCACGGTGTCGCCGTCGCTGAGGAAGAAGAGCGACACCTCGGGGCCTGAGAGGAACTCCTCGATCAGCACCGCCCCGCTGGGCAGGTATTGGGCCGCGTGGGCGAGCGCGGCCTCGCGATCGGAGGTCACGATGACGCCCTTGCCCGCCGCGAGGCCATCGGCCTTGACCACGTAGGGGGCGCCGAACGCGTCGAGCGCGGCGGCGACCTCCTCGGCGGTGCCGGCGCGGGCGGCGCGTCCCGTGGGCACGCCCGCCGACTCCATGATCCGCTTGGCGAAGGCCTTGGATCCCTCCAGCTGCGCGGCCGCCTTGCCCGGGCCGAACACCGGGATGCCGCGCTCGCGCAGCGCATCGGCCACGCCCGCGACGAGCGGGGCCTCGGGGCCGACGACGACGAGGTCGACCGCGTGCTCGATCGCGTAGGCGCTCACGGCGACGGGGTCGAGCATGTCCAAGTCGACGATCCGCGCGTCCTGGGCGATGCCGGCGTTGCCCGGCGCCGCGAGGATCTCGTGGGCGGTGGGCTCCGAGCGGAGCGCCAGGACGATGGCGTGCTCGCGCGCGCCCGAACCGAGGACGAGGATCTTCACGCGCACCAGCCTACGGGGCCTGCGGAATCGCGCAGATCTGCGATTCCGCGCAGCGCGAGGCCGATCGGGTGAGCCGAATCGCAGATCTGCGCGGCAACGCCGCCGCCCGCCGCACGCGCCCGCCCGAACCCCGCGGTTGAATGGGGGCATGGCGAAGCGGATCGAGACGGGCGAGGGGCGCGCGGCGCTCGAGGCCGTGCGCGCGGCCGGCGCGGCGGGGGAGCGGCCCCCGCGCCCCGCCCTCGCCACCGCCGTGCGCTACCTGCTGCAGCTGCTCGTCGAGAAGGCCCCGGGCAACACCGTCGAGGTGCGGGTGCCGCCGTTCGGCGCGGCGCAGGTGGTGCAGGGCCCGCGGCACACGCGCGGCACCCCGCCCAACGTCGTCGAGATGGACGCGGCCGTGTGGATCGCCGTCGCCACGGGCGAGGCCACCTGGGATGACGCGCTCGCCGAGGGGCGCATCTCGGCCTCCGGGGTCCGCGCCGACCTCGCGCCCCTGCTGCCCCTGCGCCCCTGAGACCGTGCCTTCGCTGGGAGGTGCGCGAGAAGAGAGCATTCCCAGAATGCCGGTGAAAGAATCGGGATCATGCAGTCCGGGGTGAACGCCGATGTCGTCAAGGTGCGTCGCGCGCCCAAGTTCGGCGTCTTCGCCGCCCTGGGCGCCATGCTCGGCATCGTCGCGGCGATCATCCTCTCGACGGTCTTCACCGGCACCGACGAGGCCAGCCGCTACACGCTCGTGGAGTACACCCGCGGGCAGGCCTTCGGGTTCATCCTGCTGTGGTGCGTCCCCGCGGGCAT
This genomic interval from Microbacterium sediminis contains the following:
- a CDS encoding response regulator; its protein translation is MTTGQPDRPIRVLVVDDDFLARSAVEAILAPRPDIEVIGTASGGAEAIELARAHRPDVVLMDVQMPGMDGIETTRELLRHVDTQVAAMTSIAGADTVARMLEAGAYGYVLKETAPADLAHAVVTVARGDAFLSPLHTRQLIERLTVDSGAGERRHAAEVVETLTDRERDVARLVATGASDDEISRELHLAPSTVKSHIQQARLKLGARNRTQMAVIVDRAMRGPAF
- a CDS encoding MFS transporter — translated: MTALPADERWRGVAGGAMLIGVAVMAAIYAPQPLLAEIAAEFGRTALEANLVVSMTTLGIACGVFPAAWIADRVGRGPVLAVSLGCGALLTLVTAATPDWAVIVAARFLAGLLMSGVLVSAVVWTGAAVPRLRRARVAAAYVSGTTIGGMSGRIAAGLGAEAWGWRAGIVLVDVLVVLGGVCGVIAVTMLARRRPSEAPAATGGTRVVVSWTVRARLYAIAFFAMAAFIGVYNAIAFRMTHPPFSLGVGLTSMLFLGYIAGTVTSVRAGALIDRIGVRATILVGIALELAGILATLIESLLAIIPGLLLMAAGFFVLHAAASATVPAVSPRPTVGSAWYTLWYYAGSSAGSLLLGAAWDAGRWPAVGALAAAMALAAAVSAATLPSRPGGR
- the purD gene encoding phosphoribosylamine--glycine ligase → MKILVLGSGAREHAIVLALRSEPTAHEILAAPGNAGIAQDARIVDLDMLDPVAVSAYAIEHAVDLVVVGPEAPLVAGVADALRERGIPVFGPGKAAAQLEGSKAFAKRIMESAGVPTGRAARAGTAEEVAAALDAFGAPYVVKADGLAAGKGVIVTSDREAALAHAAQYLPSGAVLIEEFLSGPEVSLFFLSDGDTVRALSPAQDFKRALDGDAGPNTGGMGAYSPLPWLAERFGGEAEFVAEVTERVALPVIRQLDAEGTPFVGLLYAGLILTESGVKVIEFNARFGDPETQVVLPRLRTPLSELLLAAARGTLEDAPAPEFADDVAVTVVLASEGYPEAPITGRPLGGLAEAATVEGVHLAHAATRAEGDGLVATGGRVLNVVATAPDFATARERAYAAIDRITLEGSHHRRDIAARVV
- a CDS encoding sterol carrier family protein — protein: MAKRIETGEGRAALEAVRAAGAAGERPPRPALATAVRYLLQLLVEKAPGNTVEVRVPPFGAAQVVQGPRHTRGTPPNVVEMDAAVWIAVATGEATWDDALAEGRISASGVRADLAPLLPLRP